Genomic DNA from Geitlerinema sp. PCC 9228:
CATGCCTTATCGGGTGATATTTCCAAATTACAAGACTATTACGATGAGTGGGCAGACGCTTACGACAGCGACGTTTCCAACGAAGAGTACGCCGGACCCCGCGCGATCGCAGAATTTTACAATCGCATTCGCGAACAAAGCGATCGCACCCCCCGGGAAAACGTAAAAGTGCTTGATGCCGGTTGCGGTACGGGTTTGGTCGGTGTCGTCCTCAAAGACATGGGCTACAAACAAATTGATGGGTTCGACCTATCCGACAGCATGGTTGAGGTAGCAGAAAAAACCAATAGCTACCAAGAGCTCAAGGGTGGGATTGACATGAACAAAAAAATCGAAGACTACCAGGACAACGAATACGACGCCAGCCTGGCTTGCGGTGTATTTACCCTGGGTCACGTCCCCCCCGAATCCATCAACGAACTGATTCGGATTACCCGCCAAGGCGGTTATATCATTGTTAGTACCCGGAAAAGCTACTACAACTCCACCAACTTCCAAGAAGTTGCCGACCAACTGCAAAGGGATGGGAAGGTAAAACTCCTAGAACACTGGAAAGATGGTCCTTATATTACCGAAGAAGGCGCTCACTACTGGGCTTTTCAGGTTTGCTAATTTGGCGTTTGCAAGCTTGAGATAGGCATATAGGCGGTTCTTAAAGCTTACTTATCCTACCCTGCTTGCGATGCAAACGATTGATAGAATTGGCCGGTACATAGCTACCGTTGTTTGTAGCCACGTACCGGCCGCTTTTCGAGATTTCCCTACTGCTTTGTCAAAACGGCACGATAGCGTACCTGATTGTTGCGAACCCGTTCGAGA
This window encodes:
- a CDS encoding class I SAM-dependent methyltransferase, yielding MTQTSNNPNNTQSWDAVKGAHALSGDISKLQDYYDEWADAYDSDVSNEEYAGPRAIAEFYNRIREQSDRTPRENVKVLDAGCGTGLVGVVLKDMGYKQIDGFDLSDSMVEVAEKTNSYQELKGGIDMNKKIEDYQDNEYDASLACGVFTLGHVPPESINELIRITRQGGYIIVSTRKSYYNSTNFQEVADQLQRDGKVKLLEHWKDGPYITEEGAHYWAFQVC